A region of the Bacillaceae bacterium S4-13-56 genome:
GATTCCTTGATATTGAATCGATTTCTTTTAGCATCTTCTCGAAGTGGTTGCATAGAAAATGTTTTGGCAACAAACTCGTCATATGCCTGTTGATTCATAGAAGCACCAGATGCCTTTTCATGCCCTCCTCCCCCATAATTTCCTGCTACCGCTGAAACATCCACGTCATCATGAATGGTTCGAAACCCCATCCGTTTTCCACCTATGTTAAGAATCACAATATAATCCAAGTGCGGGAATTCTTTTCCTAATTCATTTCCTAATTCAGAATGGTACTGTTCAGCATAAACGACTCCCGCATATTTTCCATCTATTTTTGTCTGGGTTACTTCTCGTTTTTTCCTCCTAATGTATCGGTCAATCTTCTCTTCTTCCATCTCCAGGATTTTCTTTTCAAAATCGTCAAAATCGAAGGACTCAGAACCACTTAATTTTCGGATCATTTTTTCTTCAAAATTTTCCATAGAGACAAGAAAAAATAAGGAGTTTAAGCGCTTAGCCTTCTCATTCTGATTTTTTTCCCATTCCCATGTATCATATTGACGAACAAGCTCCACATACTCGCTTATAGCCAGAGAAGGTGTTAAAAATTCATTGGCAACCAGATACTCATACAGTAAGGAGGTTGCAGAGGTTAAATTGCCCTCTTTTTCTACCACTATCTTTCCCCAGTCAAAATCATTTAACGGTAGAGCCGTTTTATGATGATCAATCAGTTGAACTTTTCCACCCAAATCTACAAATTCCTGTAAACGAAGGGCGTTTTCTTCGCTTACCGACAAATCTGTTATTAGCAAAAATAT
Encoded here:
- a CDS encoding oligoribonuclease, translated to MYKLMSHNDLDGVSCGILAKLAFGDDVQVRYHSISSLDRDVENFVEQGNKDIFLLITDLSVSEENALRLQEFVDLGGKVQLIDHHKTALPLNDFDWGKIVVEKEGNLTSATSLLYEYLVANEFLTPSLAISEYVELVRQYDTWEWEKNQNEKAKRLNSLFFLVSMENFEEKMIRKLSGSESFDFDDFEKKILEMEEEKIDRYIRRKKREVTQTKIDGKYAGVVYAEQYHSELGNELGKEFPHLDYIVILNIGGKRMGFRTIHDDVDVSAVAGNYGGGGHEKASGASMNQQAYDEFVAKTFSMQPLREDAKRNRFNIKESEFGALYKNWSGDLFLIQQGSHGTWGISKNEGKLEGHHSTYDDAEKHLKKKEQAWLERDDAFVQYLMEKVKKG